From one Thalassospira lucentensis genomic stretch:
- a CDS encoding DUF4168 domain-containing protein: MKRKFLASVAFALWTASPVIGISAVQAQSTQPQQSDQAAPATSYSDTQLEEYAAAAVEVRDLNVKWQKRAQKSANPAEVQKIRQQASAEMVQAIRDEGLSIKEYNEITQAALQNPELSERINSFVE, translated from the coding sequence ATGAAGCGCAAATTTCTGGCCTCTGTCGCATTTGCCTTGTGGACAGCCAGCCCCGTGATCGGAATTTCGGCTGTCCAAGCCCAAAGTACACAGCCACAGCAGAGCGACCAAGCTGCACCGGCAACAAGTTACAGCGATACACAACTAGAAGAGTATGCCGCGGCGGCTGTCGAGGTACGCGATCTGAACGTCAAATGGCAAAAGCGCGCCCAAAAAAGCGCCAACCCCGCCGAGGTCCAGAAAATCCGTCAGCAGGCCAGTGCCGAAATGGTTCAAGCCATTCGGGATGAAGGATTGTCGATCAAGGAATATAACGAAATCACCCAGGCCGCCCTTCAGAACCCGGAACTAAGCGAACGCATCAACAGCTTTGTCGAATAG
- a CDS encoding RNA polymerase sigma factor, whose amino-acid sequence MTKANDATDIKWRISREIPHLRRFARSLVSDRDRADDLVQDCLERAIRKHHLWRRTGSVRSWLFKILYNVFVNQYRKKMAEVPMDDAVPELSVPARQEKRMVCMDIGQALEKLPPNQKAVILLIALEGVTYDEAAEVLDISVGTVRSRLSRGRDSLRSLYSGKTNVKLRRVK is encoded by the coding sequence ATGACAAAAGCAAACGACGCAACCGATATCAAATGGCGTATTTCGCGTGAAATACCTCATTTACGCAGGTTTGCGCGTTCTCTGGTCTCTGACCGGGATCGTGCGGATGATCTTGTGCAGGACTGTCTGGAACGGGCAATTCGCAAACACCATCTTTGGCGCCGAACGGGGTCCGTTCGAAGCTGGCTGTTTAAAATTCTCTATAATGTGTTCGTAAATCAGTACCGCAAAAAGATGGCCGAGGTACCGATGGATGACGCGGTGCCGGAACTCTCCGTACCTGCGCGTCAGGAAAAGCGAATGGTCTGCATGGATATCGGACAGGCCCTGGAGAAACTGCCGCCCAATCAGAAAGCCGTCATCCTTTTGATCGCTCTTGAAGGCGTCACCTATGACGAAGCAGCCGAGGTGCTCGATATATCGGTTGGCACGGTCCGATCCAGACTATCCCGGGGGCGCGACAGTTTACGCAGCCTTTACTCCGGGAAAACAAACGTGAAGCTCAGGAGGGTGAAATGA
- the galU gene encoding UTP--glucose-1-phosphate uridylyltransferase GalU, with the protein MSKRIKKAVFPVAGMGTRFLPATKAMPKEMLPVVDKPLIQYAVEEAIAAGIEEFIFVTGRGKTAIEDHFDRSAELEAILMERGKHDALETSLAMIPENGRVTYTRQGNPLGLGHAVLCAKSLVGDEPFVVLLADDLIQSNVPCMKQMVESYGRTGGNMVAVMDVPREETQRYGVLEVEGTNGRLVSACGMVEKPKPEDAPSTLSAIGRYILDPGIFDTLENIPRGAGNEIQLTDALAAMIGKVPFYGYRFEGRRFDCGNKIGFLKATMSFALAREDMRDDVRNLIHEFAEGEAAE; encoded by the coding sequence ATGTCGAAGCGAATCAAGAAGGCTGTATTCCCCGTGGCGGGTATGGGGACCCGTTTTTTGCCAGCAACCAAGGCAATGCCCAAGGAAATGTTGCCGGTGGTGGACAAGCCGCTGATTCAGTATGCCGTTGAAGAGGCGATCGCGGCAGGCATCGAAGAATTCATTTTCGTAACCGGTCGCGGCAAAACCGCGATTGAAGACCATTTTGACCGTTCCGCAGAACTTGAAGCAATCCTGATGGAGCGCGGCAAGCATGATGCGCTGGAAACCTCGCTTGCGATGATCCCGGAAAACGGTCGTGTGACCTATACCCGTCAGGGCAATCCGCTGGGGCTTGGTCACGCCGTTCTGTGTGCGAAATCTCTTGTCGGTGACGAGCCTTTCGTCGTCTTGCTGGCAGATGACCTGATCCAGTCAAACGTGCCCTGCATGAAGCAAATGGTCGAAAGTTATGGCCGCACGGGTGGCAACATGGTTGCCGTTATGGACGTCCCGCGCGAGGAAACCCAGCGTTACGGTGTGCTTGAAGTCGAAGGTACCAACGGTCGTCTGGTCAGCGCATGTGGCATGGTCGAAAAACCGAAACCCGAAGACGCACCATCAACCCTGTCGGCCATTGGTCGCTATATTCTTGATCCGGGCATCTTTGACACCCTTGAAAATATTCCGCGCGGGGCTGGTAACGAAATCCAGTTGACCGACGCACTGGCCGCCATGATCGGAAAAGTACCTTTCTATGGCTATCGCTTCGAAGGCCGTCGTTTTGACTGCGGTAACAAGATCGGCTTCCTCAAGGCGACCATGTCCTTTGCGCTCGCACGCGAAGACATGCGCGACGACGTTCGCAATCTCATTCACGAGTTCGCCGAAGGCGAAGCCGCAGAATAA
- a CDS encoding UDP-glucose/GDP-mannose dehydrogenase family protein — protein MRVAMIGTGYVGLVSGACFSEFGTEVICVDKDENKIARLEDGIMPIYEPGLDVLVENNVKAGRLKFTTDLKEGVKGAEAIFIAVGTPTRRGDGHADLSYVYAAAEEIADAIEGFTVIVTKSTVPVGTGREVERIIRERRPDAEFAVVSNPEFLREGSAIGDFMRPDRVVIGTSDERARDVMRDLYRPLYLIETPIVFTTRETSEMIKYAANTFLAAKITFINEIADLCEKVGADVHDVARGIGLDGRIGKKFLHPGPGYGGSCFPKDTLALVRTAQEHNSPLRIIETVVDVNARRKKAMADRVISACGGSVAGKTIGILGLAFKPNTDDMRDAPSLDIVPALIAAGATVRAFDPEAMEESRKLLEDIFYCESAYEALEGADAMVVLTEWNEFRGMDLDRIKSTLKHPIVVDLRNVYDPAEMAEQGFSYSCIGRASIGG, from the coding sequence ATGCGCGTAGCAATGATCGGTACCGGATATGTGGGGCTCGTTTCCGGTGCCTGTTTCTCGGAGTTCGGCACAGAAGTCATTTGTGTGGACAAGGACGAAAACAAGATAGCCCGTCTCGAAGACGGCATCATGCCGATCTACGAACCGGGGCTGGATGTTCTTGTCGAAAACAACGTGAAAGCCGGGCGCCTGAAATTCACTACCGATCTTAAGGAAGGGGTGAAAGGTGCCGAGGCAATCTTCATTGCAGTCGGAACACCGACCCGCCGTGGTGATGGTCACGCCGATCTCAGCTACGTTTATGCTGCTGCCGAAGAAATTGCCGACGCTATCGAAGGCTTCACCGTCATCGTGACCAAATCGACAGTACCTGTGGGCACGGGTCGTGAAGTCGAACGTATTATTCGTGAACGCCGTCCGGATGCGGAGTTCGCCGTGGTTTCCAACCCTGAATTCCTGCGCGAAGGATCGGCAATCGGTGATTTTATGCGCCCGGATCGTGTGGTCATCGGGACAAGCGATGAACGCGCACGAGACGTCATGCGCGACTTGTATCGCCCGCTTTATCTGATCGAAACACCGATTGTTTTCACCACGCGTGAAACGTCGGAAATGATCAAATACGCAGCTAACACTTTCCTAGCCGCCAAAATCACGTTCATCAATGAAATTGCCGACCTTTGTGAGAAAGTTGGCGCCGATGTCCATGATGTGGCGCGCGGGATTGGCCTTGATGGCCGCATAGGAAAGAAATTCCTGCATCCAGGGCCGGGTTACGGCGGGTCATGCTTCCCGAAGGATACCCTGGCATTGGTTCGCACTGCGCAGGAACATAATAGCCCGTTGCGCATTATTGAAACTGTGGTCGATGTGAATGCGCGGCGCAAAAAAGCCATGGCCGACCGCGTCATTTCGGCTTGCGGCGGCTCGGTTGCTGGTAAAACCATCGGCATCCTTGGTCTGGCCTTCAAACCAAACACCGATGATATGCGTGATGCGCCAAGCCTTGATATTGTTCCTGCCCTGATTGCTGCCGGTGCAACGGTTCGGGCATTCGACCCGGAAGCCATGGAGGAATCCAGAAAGCTTCTTGAAGACATCTTTTACTGTGAAAGCGCCTATGAAGCACTTGAAGGTGCCGACGCGATGGTGGTCCTGACCGAGTGGAACGAGTTCCGCGGCATGGATCTGGATCGCATCAAATCAACCTTGAAACACCCGATCGTGGTGGATTTGCGAAATGTATATGACCCCGCTGAAATGGCAGAACAGGGTTTCAGCTATTCCTGCATCGGGCGAGCATCAATCGGAGGCTAA
- a CDS encoding Glu/Leu/Phe/Val dehydrogenase dimerization domain-containing protein: protein MNVFSDTAFDGHEQVVFASDPDTGLKTIIAVHNTNLGPSLGGCRMWPYASEQEAIHDVLRLSRGMTYKSALANLPLGGGKSVIIGDPRSQKTPELFRAMGRAVERVGGRYIVAEDVGTSPADMEQIASQTQHVGGINDGKDPARTGDPSPFTAYGVFIGLKEAVRFKNGHEDLAGLRVAVQGLGNVGYHLCRMLHAAGARLVVSDLNTDSVNRAVDEFGATTVSVDEILYTDADVLAPCALGGVVNDRSIDKIRARIIAGAANNQLEADRHGEMLREAGILYAPDYVINAGGVVEVYYCREGKPVAETNKHIEGIADTVREIFERADSQNLSTGFVADRLAEERFGKS, encoded by the coding sequence ATGAACGTTTTTTCCGACACTGCATTTGACGGCCATGAACAGGTTGTTTTTGCCAGTGATCCCGACACCGGTCTGAAAACCATTATTGCCGTGCACAATACCAATCTTGGCCCGTCGCTGGGCGGATGTCGCATGTGGCCTTATGCATCGGAACAGGAAGCCATTCACGATGTGCTGCGACTGTCACGCGGCATGACCTATAAGTCAGCCCTTGCCAATCTGCCGCTTGGCGGCGGGAAGTCGGTCATCATAGGTGACCCGCGCAGCCAAAAAACTCCTGAACTGTTTCGTGCCATGGGCCGTGCCGTGGAACGGGTCGGTGGGCGATACATCGTCGCCGAAGATGTCGGCACCAGCCCCGCAGACATGGAACAGATCGCAAGCCAGACCCAGCATGTCGGCGGGATCAATGACGGCAAAGACCCGGCGCGAACTGGCGATCCGTCACCCTTTACCGCGTATGGCGTGTTCATCGGCCTGAAGGAAGCAGTCCGGTTCAAAAACGGTCATGAAGATCTGGCGGGTCTGCGCGTTGCGGTTCAGGGACTTGGCAATGTCGGATATCACCTTTGCCGGATGCTGCATGCGGCGGGCGCGCGTCTGGTCGTTTCAGACCTGAATACGGACAGCGTTAACAGGGCGGTTGACGAATTCGGTGCCACCACCGTTTCCGTTGACGAAATCCTTTATACCGATGCGGATGTTCTGGCCCCTTGCGCGCTGGGCGGGGTCGTCAATGATCGCAGCATTGATAAAATCCGCGCCCGTATCATCGCCGGAGCAGCCAACAATCAGCTTGAAGCAGATCGCCACGGCGAGATGCTGCGCGAGGCAGGCATTCTTTATGCACCGGATTATGTGATCAATGCCGGGGGCGTGGTTGAAGTTTACTATTGCCGCGAAGGCAAGCCCGTAGCCGAAACCAACAAGCATATCGAAGGCATCGCCGACACCGTGCGGGAAATCTTTGAACGTGCAGACAGTCAAAACCTGTCGACCGGCTTTGTCGCGGATCGGCTGGCCGAAGAACGGTTCGGGAAGTCCTGA
- a CDS encoding VWA domain-containing protein yields the protein MPENKATPETQAKQQSRVASDTSSHTDVTAFVRQARTLATVAPASGPAQGRLIFAMDATASRQPSWDSAAVLQAEMFDAVAGIGSTLDIQLVFFRGISECKASAWYRDAARLRDSMTKVTCRAGHTQLARVLGHVEGQARDKKINALIYVGDCLEEDIDNLAGLAGQLALKGIKAFMFQEGYDPTAERAFREIARITGGAFARFDASAADRLRDLLGAVASYAVGGINALEEYGNKTSSQDVKLLGSQLRKSR from the coding sequence GTGCCTGAAAACAAAGCAACACCCGAAACACAAGCCAAGCAGCAAAGCCGTGTTGCGTCTGATACGTCAAGCCATACGGACGTAACCGCCTTTGTGAGGCAGGCCCGTACATTGGCGACGGTTGCCCCGGCTTCCGGTCCGGCACAGGGACGATTGATCTTTGCGATGGATGCAACGGCCAGCCGTCAACCAAGCTGGGACAGTGCTGCGGTTCTGCAGGCTGAAATGTTCGATGCTGTTGCTGGAATTGGCAGCACGCTGGACATTCAGCTTGTTTTTTTCCGCGGTATTTCGGAATGCAAGGCAAGTGCCTGGTATCGGGATGCGGCACGGTTGCGTGACTCCATGACAAAAGTTACCTGCCGGGCCGGGCATACGCAGCTTGCGCGTGTGCTTGGTCATGTCGAAGGGCAGGCGCGCGATAAAAAGATCAATGCCTTGATTTATGTCGGTGATTGTCTTGAGGAAGATATCGATAATCTTGCCGGTTTGGCAGGACAACTGGCGTTGAAAGGCATCAAGGCATTCATGTTTCAGGAAGGCTATGACCCCACGGCCGAGAGAGCCTTCCGCGAGATTGCCCGGATCACCGGTGGTGCGTTTGCCCGTTTTGATGCCAGTGCGGCGGATCGTTTACGAGATCTGCTTGGCGCCGTTGCGAGTTACGCGGTTGGCGGCATTAACGCGCTTGAAGAATACGGCAATAAAACATCATCGCAGGACGTCAAACTGCTGGGTTCTCAGTTACGGAAATCCCGATAA
- a CDS encoding molecular chaperone DnaJ, whose amino-acid sequence MQWFLLGIGLFVAAGFIIRWLSSAEPKDIRKIGLWVVVLLLGGLAAWLLLTGKLAAMVAALVAAIPFLVRILKIGLMWPLLRRMFGFARSWGGSGGRSGPSSAGSGRVSEIKTDYLHMYLDHDSGQLGGTVVQGTMAERDLDTLGLDELQALYDDCCGAQDQSQTVLETYLERRPDCSGWQNWQASRDANNNGNGRAGNDSEQAGSGFRSGEMNAGEARKILGVSEGATREDINRAYQVLIKAVHPDHGGSDYLASKINAARSLLLQLCKD is encoded by the coding sequence ATGCAATGGTTCTTGTTGGGGATAGGGCTTTTCGTCGCTGCCGGATTTATCATCAGATGGTTATCGTCAGCCGAGCCAAAGGACATCAGAAAGATCGGGTTGTGGGTCGTTGTCCTGCTGCTGGGCGGGCTGGCAGCATGGTTGCTTCTGACCGGAAAGCTCGCCGCCATGGTTGCCGCCCTTGTTGCTGCCATACCCTTCCTCGTTAGAATCCTCAAAATCGGCTTAATGTGGCCATTATTGCGCAGGATGTTCGGTTTTGCCCGGTCATGGGGCGGCAGTGGAGGTCGATCAGGACCCTCGTCTGCCGGTTCGGGCCGGGTATCTGAAATAAAAACGGATTATCTGCATATGTATCTTGATCATGATAGTGGCCAGTTGGGCGGCACGGTGGTGCAGGGCACAATGGCCGAGCGTGATCTGGATACACTCGGGCTTGACGAGCTGCAGGCACTTTATGATGACTGTTGCGGTGCACAAGATCAAAGCCAGACAGTTCTGGAAACCTATCTGGAGCGTCGTCCGGATTGTTCGGGATGGCAGAACTGGCAGGCATCCCGGGATGCGAACAATAATGGAAACGGCAGGGCCGGAAACGATAGCGAGCAAGCTGGCAGCGGATTTCGCAGCGGAGAAATGAATGCAGGCGAGGCCCGAAAAATCCTGGGTGTTTCAGAAGGAGCAACCCGCGAGGATATCAATCGGGCTTATCAGGTCTTGATCAAGGCGGTCCACCCGGATCATGGCGGATCAGATTATCTTGCATCCAAAATCAATGCAGCCCGAAGCCTCCTGTTACAGCTTTGTAAAGATTGA
- a CDS encoding NAD(P)/FAD-dependent oxidoreductase: MTTDIQTVIIGAGVVGLACARALAQTGREVLIIERHDAIGTETSARNSEVIHAGIYYPKDSLKAKFCVAGRDMLYQYCAENGIDHKRTGKLIVATHEDQIPALRDIEKRARENGVNDLVWLDGDEATRREPALHCVAALESPSTGIVDSHQLMVTLLGEAEAGGATLALNTDVVAAKFENGIFTIDTRDRDGQEMSLTCAELLIAGGLHSQTLAHNFTGLPEPSIPPQHYARGCYFTLSGKAPFSTLIYPAPEQAGLGIHLTLDLGGQARFGPDVTWVEEPNYDVPEEKRAGFAAAIRKYYPALDENALQTGYAGVRPKIQAPGEAARDFLISDRDKHGIDGLVILYGIKSPGLTACLAIADHVEGILSRQQVKARS; encoded by the coding sequence ATGACCACCGATATTCAAACCGTCATCATCGGCGCTGGCGTTGTTGGCCTTGCCTGTGCGCGTGCCTTGGCCCAAACCGGCCGGGAAGTTCTGATCATTGAACGCCACGATGCAATCGGAACCGAAACCAGTGCACGTAACAGCGAAGTCATTCATGCGGGCATCTACTATCCGAAAGACAGTCTGAAGGCGAAATTCTGCGTTGCCGGGCGGGACATGCTTTATCAATACTGTGCCGAAAACGGCATTGATCACAAACGCACCGGCAAACTGATTGTTGCCACCCACGAGGATCAAATCCCCGCCTTACGTGATATCGAGAAACGGGCACGCGAAAACGGGGTGAATGACCTTGTGTGGCTGGACGGGGATGAAGCAACAAGGCGCGAACCGGCACTCCATTGTGTGGCCGCACTTGAAAGCCCGTCGACCGGAATTGTCGATTCCCATCAGCTGATGGTCACCCTGCTGGGGGAAGCCGAAGCAGGCGGGGCGACATTAGCGCTTAATACCGATGTCGTGGCCGCGAAATTCGAAAACGGCATTTTCACCATCGACACGCGTGATCGCGACGGTCAGGAAATGAGCCTGACCTGTGCAGAGCTTCTGATTGCGGGGGGCCTGCACAGCCAGACGCTGGCACATAATTTTACCGGCCTGCCAGAACCAAGTATTCCGCCACAGCATTACGCACGCGGATGCTATTTCACGCTTTCGGGCAAGGCACCCTTCTCCACCCTGATTTATCCAGCACCAGAACAGGCCGGGCTTGGAATTCATCTGACCCTTGATCTGGGCGGACAGGCACGTTTTGGCCCGGACGTTACCTGGGTTGAAGAACCGAACTATGACGTGCCCGAAGAAAAACGCGCCGGGTTTGCAGCAGCCATTCGTAAATATTATCCGGCACTAGACGAAAATGCCCTGCAAACCGGCTATGCCGGTGTCCGACCGAAAATTCAGGCACCAGGCGAAGCCGCGCGCGATTTTCTGATTTCTGATCGCGATAAACACGGCATTGATGGCTTGGTAATACTCTATGGCATTAAATCACCGGGATTGACGGCATGCCTTGCAATAGCAGACCATGTCGAGGGCATCCTGTCACGACAGCAGGTAAAGGCAAGGTCATAA
- a CDS encoding division plane positioning ATPase MipZ: MTVQETGATGESAGQQTATAKQPGAKRAHVIVIGNEKGGSGKSTTAMHLIVSLMKMGFSVGSLDIDARQGTLTRYVENRISFNAQKKLKLPVPDHRPIYRSELEDGNAAKLDERDRFTRALGELVMSCNFVVMDCPGSDNYLSRLAHSCADTLVTPINDSYIDLDMLARIDPDTLDIKGPSIYAEMVWDARKRRAAVDGGTIDWIVMRNRLSHLDARNKRDIAEIVDKLAARIRFRVAPGFGERVIYRELFLKGLTLLDLREKGVGIPLSMSHMAARQEVRALLEIIGFTPADGEELPI; the protein is encoded by the coding sequence ATGACGGTGCAAGAGACCGGCGCAACCGGGGAAAGCGCAGGCCAACAAACCGCTACCGCCAAACAGCCAGGTGCGAAGCGCGCCCATGTGATCGTGATTGGCAACGAAAAGGGCGGATCAGGAAAGTCGACCACGGCGATGCACTTGATTGTATCGCTGATGAAAATGGGTTTTTCCGTTGGATCGCTTGATATCGATGCCCGTCAGGGAACGCTGACCCGCTATGTTGAAAACCGCATCTCATTTAATGCGCAGAAAAAGCTGAAGCTGCCCGTTCCGGATCATCGTCCGATTTACCGTAGCGAACTTGAAGACGGCAATGCCGCCAAGCTTGACGAGCGTGACCGCTTTACCAGGGCGCTGGGCGAATTGGTCATGAGCTGCAATTTCGTGGTCATGGATTGCCCTGGCAGTGACAACTACCTGTCGCGTCTTGCGCATTCCTGTGCCGATACGCTGGTCACCCCGATCAATGACAGTTACATTGATCTTGATATGCTGGCGCGTATTGATCCCGATACCCTTGATATCAAGGGACCCAGCATCTATGCCGAAATGGTTTGGGATGCCCGTAAACGTCGTGCCGCGGTCGATGGCGGCACCATTGACTGGATCGTTATGCGGAATCGCTTGTCGCATCTTGATGCGCGTAACAAACGTGATATCGCCGAAATCGTCGACAAGCTGGCGGCCCGCATACGCTTCCGTGTTGCGCCGGGCTTTGGCGAACGCGTGATCTACAGGGAATTGTTCCTGAAAGGTCTGACGTTGCTGGACCTTCGCGAGAAGGGGGTTGGCATTCCGCTTAGCATGTCGCATATGGCAGCCCGGCAGGAAGTCCGTGCCCTGCTGGAAATAATCGGCTTCACACCGGCGGACGGTGAAGAGTTGCCGATCTGA
- a CDS encoding BON domain-containing protein, with translation MITISRGWRNAMKAVSVCALLATPLAACGPLQMPLEDRTGNDQWLDTQIKSGILGEFSKVDHTYLIDVNVDIWKQQVMVTGMVDSKGKYYDVMSLVKQDSRIKTVYDHLEVADAATIEAYHKAEDEYGKNAVPADSATQTGSDVWIESQIKALLLAEKGVSSVNYRWQSVNSIVYIMGDAQSSEELDKVLSIVRRIKGVKRVVSHIATV, from the coding sequence ATGATCACGATTTCCCGAGGCTGGCGCAACGCGATGAAGGCTGTTTCGGTATGTGCCTTGCTGGCCACACCGCTTGCGGCCTGTGGACCGTTACAGATGCCGCTGGAAGACCGGACGGGGAATGACCAGTGGCTTGATACCCAGATCAAGTCCGGCATCCTTGGCGAATTCTCCAAGGTCGACCATACCTACCTTATCGATGTAAATGTCGATATCTGGAAGCAGCAGGTGATGGTCACCGGCATGGTCGATTCCAAAGGCAAATATTATGATGTGATGTCGCTGGTCAAACAGGACAGCCGCATCAAGACTGTCTATGACCATCTTGAAGTTGCCGATGCCGCAACCATCGAGGCATATCACAAGGCTGAAGACGAATATGGCAAAAATGCCGTACCCGCGGATTCGGCGACCCAGACCGGCTCTGACGTGTGGATCGAAAGTCAGATCAAGGCCTTGTTATTGGCTGAAAAAGGGGTGAGTTCGGTGAACTACCGCTGGCAGTCTGTAAACAGCATCGTCTACATCATGGGGGATGCCCAAAGCAGTGAGGAGCTCGACAAGGTGTTGTCGATCGTTCGCCGCATCAAGGGTGTCAAACGCGTAGTGAGTCACATCGCGACGGTCTGA
- a CDS encoding 2-hydroxychromene-2-carboxylate isomerase, protein MSTPIIHYFFVQSPWSFFGFRRVVEIARKHNTPIIHKPCRAADVWQHGGGVPLAQRPKPRQEYRMVEMKRWADFLNIPINLQPASFPVDETLAARTIIAVQDEGKDPTGLIETLMGDIWLRDRNIAEPQVVREALIKNGLSGEYLEHADYPSVAKIYDANCEAAKADNIFGVPTYFANGEMFWGQDRLDFLDRALAR, encoded by the coding sequence ATGTCGACCCCGATCATCCACTATTTCTTTGTTCAGTCGCCCTGGTCGTTTTTCGGTTTTCGTCGCGTTGTCGAAATCGCGCGCAAACATAACACCCCGATAATCCACAAACCCTGCCGGGCTGCGGATGTATGGCAGCATGGCGGCGGTGTTCCGCTGGCACAGCGTCCAAAACCGCGTCAGGAATATCGCATGGTCGAGATGAAGCGCTGGGCGGACTTTCTGAATATTCCGATCAATTTGCAGCCCGCCTCGTTCCCGGTGGATGAAACATTGGCGGCCCGCACCATTATCGCAGTTCAGGACGAAGGCAAGGACCCGACGGGACTGATTGAAACGCTGATGGGGGATATCTGGCTTAGGGATCGAAATATTGCAGAGCCCCAAGTCGTTCGCGAGGCCCTGATCAAGAATGGTCTATCCGGCGAATATCTTGAACATGCCGATTATCCGTCCGTCGCCAAAATCTATGACGCCAATTGCGAGGCGGCAAAGGCCGACAATATCTTTGGCGTTCCGACATATTTTGCCAATGGCGAGATGTTCTGGGGACAGGACCGGCTTGATTTCCTTGATCGGGCACTTGCCAGATAA
- the pgmG gene encoding phosphoglucomutase/phosphomannomutase PgmG — protein MTISAGHNFDPSVLREYDVRGVVGETLHAADALALGKAFGTKVRQSGGKRVAVGRDGRLSSPELASALVEGIASTGCDVVRIGRGPTPMLYFTVYDQKTDAGIMVTGSHNPSNYNGFKMLNAGQSVFGEAIQELGRIAASGDFETGNGAISDIDIEDRYVERLLAELDCDVARPMTIVWDCGNGAAGDVVRKLTAKLPGNHHLLFDEIDGTFPNHHPDPTVEANLVDLKAKVASLNADWGVAFDGDGDRIGVVDGLGRVLWGDQLLQIYAADVLGRLPGASIIADVKASQTLFDEVTRLGGNAIMWKTGHSLIKTKMVESKAPIAGEMSGHIFFAERYYGYDDAMYAAVRLYRILVQSGKSLDDWRDAMPVAVNTPETRIDCPDDRKFALIEEVRGRLSEAGAEVSGIDGVRVSTDDGWWLLRASNTQPAIVARCEAADENGLKRLKTQVTAQLQKSGLSSDDFFASGGGH, from the coding sequence ATGACCATCTCTGCCGGACACAATTTTGATCCTTCCGTATTGCGCGAATATGATGTGCGCGGTGTCGTGGGCGAAACCCTGCACGCGGCCGATGCGCTTGCTCTTGGCAAGGCATTCGGTACCAAGGTGCGCCAGTCTGGCGGGAAACGTGTTGCCGTTGGCCGGGATGGACGTCTGAGTTCGCCCGAACTGGCAAGCGCCCTTGTCGAAGGGATTGCGTCGACGGGCTGCGATGTGGTTCGGATCGGGCGTGGACCAACCCCGATGCTGTATTTTACGGTTTATGATCAGAAAACCGACGCCGGCATCATGGTGACCGGTTCGCATAATCCGTCAAATTACAACGGTTTCAAGATGCTCAATGCCGGGCAATCGGTGTTTGGCGAAGCCATTCAGGAACTGGGCCGGATTGCCGCCTCGGGTGATTTCGAAACCGGAAATGGCGCAATCAGTGATATCGACATCGAAGATCGTTATGTCGAACGTTTGCTGGCCGAGCTGGATTGCGATGTTGCCAGGCCGATGACAATTGTCTGGGACTGTGGCAATGGTGCTGCGGGCGACGTGGTTCGCAAACTGACCGCAAAGCTTCCGGGCAACCACCATCTGCTGTTTGACGAGATCGATGGCACTTTCCCAAACCATCACCCGGACCCGACGGTCGAGGCCAATCTGGTCGATCTGAAGGCCAAGGTGGCATCGCTGAATGCGGACTGGGGCGTTGCCTTTGACGGTGACGGTGACCGTATCGGTGTTGTTGACGGGCTGGGCCGTGTTTTGTGGGGCGATCAGCTGCTGCAGATTTATGCCGCCGACGTTCTCGGGCGCCTGCCGGGCGCATCGATTATTGCCGATGTCAAAGCCAGCCAGACACTGTTTGACGAGGTTACCCGTCTTGGCGGCAACGCCATCATGTGGAAGACCGGCCATTCACTGATCAAAACCAAAATGGTTGAATCAAAAGCGCCGATTGCCGGTGAAATGAGCGGCCATATCTTCTTTGCCGAGCGTTACTATGGCTATGATGATGCGATGTATGCTGCTGTGCGGCTGTATCGCATTCTGGTCCAGAGCGGCAAAAGCCTTGATGATTGGCGCGATGCCATGCCCGTGGCGGTCAATACCCCGGAAACCCGTATCGACTGCCCGGATGATCGCAAGTTCGCCCTGATCGAAGAGGTGCGTGGTCGCTTGTCCGAAGCCGGTGCCGAAGTCAGCGGCATTGACGGCGTTCGCGTCAGCACCGATGACGGCTGGTGGCTGCTGCGTGCATCCAACACCCAGCCTGCAATCGTCGCCCGTTGCGAGGCTGCCGATGAAAACGGTCTGAAGCGGCTGAAAACGCAAGTCACCGCTCAGCTTCAAAAAAGCGGTCTGTCCTCCGATGATTTCTTTGCATCGGGTGGTGGCCACTAG